A region of Phaeodactylum tricornutum CCAP 1055/1 chromosome 14, whole genome shotgun sequence DNA encodes the following proteins:
- a CDS encoding predicted protein encodes ASSVTGLMQSWTGNKTLSDADLDQPLKSMEQLLTSKNVAREVAHELCLGIRGKLEGKKLNSLYRVQTAVRQALESTLTKMLKMHVDLLRNTMSKRGDNSLFKMSKRAPYVIAVVGINGVGKSTSLAKLAYYFKQNGCSPLLVAGDTFRSGAVEQLKVHASCLDIPMYSQGYSKDPSIVAKAAIQHATEENHDVVLIDTAGRMQNNVPLMKALGKLVTENKPDFVILVCEALVGHDGLSQFTMFKQALGIRGIDGLILTKFDTVSDKVGAALTLTHQTGAPIIFCGTGQKYHHLKKLSVTSVIQSLFAS; translated from the coding sequence GCATCCTCCGTCACGGGCCTAATGCAATCCTGGACTGGAAACAAGACGTTGAGTGATGCGGATTTGGATCAGCCACTCAAGTCTATGGAACAACTTTTGACGAGTAAAAATGTAGCCCGGGAGGTGGCACACGAACTTTGCTTAGGCATACGTGGGAAACTTGAAGGAAAAAAGCTGAATTCTCTGTATCGTGTGCAAACGGCGGTAAGGCAGGCTTTGGAATCGACTTTGACCAAAATGCTTAAAATGCACGTGGACTTGCTGCGAAACACAATGTCCAAACGAGGTGACAACTCTTTGTTCAAAATGAGCAAACGTGCTCCCTATGTCATTGCGGTAGTCGGGATCAATGGGGTGGGTAAGAGCACCTCGTTGGCCAAATTGGCATATTATTTCAAGCAGAACGGTTGCTCTCCATTATTAGTGGCGGGTGACACATTTCGTTCCGGCGCTGTCGAACAACTCAAAGTTCACGCTTCTTGCCTAGACATTCCTATGTATTCACAAGGATATTCCAAGGATCCATCAATAGTTGCAAAGGCAGCCATTCAGCACGCTACGGAAGAAAATCATGATGTCGTACTGATCGATACTGCGGGACGCATGCAAAATAATGTTCCACTTATGAAAGCCTTGGGCAAGTTGGTCACAGAAAATAAACCAGATTTTGTAATTTTGGTTTGCGAGGCTCTGGTAGGCCATGACGGCTTGTCGCAATTTACGATGTTCAAACAGGCGCTTGGGATCCGAGGTATTGACGGTCTGATATTGACAAAGTTTGATACAGTTTCGGACAAGGTTGGCGCGGCATTGACTTTAACACACCAAACCGGAGCTCCTATCATCTTTTGCGGAACTGGTCAAAAGTACCATCACCTGAAGAAGCTCAGCGTGACGTCTGTAATTCAAAGTCTTTTTGCGTCCTAA
- the SybF gene encoding predicted protein (putative synaptobrevin, similar to plant Ykt61), with translation MKVVGLAVVRTGSDLNEPIPLTVSNDLSSFGFFQRQSVKEMLMFLTKTFTKRTEPGQRQSVEHEGYVVHCYVRADGLGGTVTTDQEYPARVAFVLLGQLLEDFTNEHGDSWKTVTTPESVVFTKAEEYLQKYQNPAEADKVTKIQKDLDETTQILHKTIDSVLERGVKLDSLVDKSNDLSAQSKMFYKQAKKTNSCCVIS, from the exons atgaAAGTAGTTGGACTTGCAGTTGTCCGGACGGGTTCGGACCTGAACGAACCGATTCCTTTGACTGTATCGAATGACCTGTCGAGCTTTGGTTTCTTTCAGCGACAG TCCGTCAAAGAGATGCTCATGTTCTTGACAAAAACCTTTACCAAACGCACGGAACCAGGTCAACGCCAATCAGTCGAGCACGAAGGCTACGTTGTGCACTGCTATGTACGCGCCGACGGTCTCGGTGGCACCGTTACGACGGATCAGGAATACCCCGCCCGCGTTGCGTTTGTACTGCTGGGTCAATTGCTCGAAGACTTTACCAATGAACACGGTGACTCCTGGAAAACAGTCACTACCCCGGAATCCGTCGTTTTCACCAAAGCGGAAGAATACTTGCAGAAATACCAAAATCCGGCGGAAGCCGATAAAGTGACCAAAATTCAAAAGGACTTGGACGAAACGACGCAAATTTTGCACAAAACGATTGATTCTGTTTTGGAACGTGGTGTGAAACTGGATTCCCTCGTTGACAAGTCCAATGACCTGTCAGCACAATCAAAGATGTTTTACAAGCAAgccaagaaaacgaacaGTTGCTGTGTCATTTCGTGA
- a CDS encoding predicted protein has product MSSKIMGRTASSSSLSEASFDGGSSTYEATKARQSIQSQPDKIHWEHAAAFRDHPYRLLHHQRGLIGVVRVRLLEATDLKRSYWSPLALGPVKHLGLSKAHGQVSSFCAFHLGFAPSDPEAATYATATSVGFNKKPAAKPKDVPPTRVLKSPVVPANDNPVWENCQFEFPLRKGAMPSDGMRVHIHVSVEEDGTAMEHFLPGVSSQRTRMLGLGSLDVTELCLGETASGQLLPGVQDAWIPISLKGQEIPDLDRSNRDDPLAQPVTKPAPSTATGVLRVLVSYTPLGLDPQPKDIIALEAFARRNPLSSSCRPLIPPLMPMTVLERRGQYLLAEYVASDQRKACVRLHRNAVFVVERQNLVDAAHNLALLPADVWMSTPVGRKMGEIAGPVVAASRELLLPAFYSFKLVWVAVRTTTLASMSGVRALGSTLWQEGSSSLIVGQQQSRDSYREHEQRERKVATAQFVHL; this is encoded by the coding sequence CAACCAAAGCGCGCCAATCGATTCAATCGCAACCGGACAAAATCCACTGGGAGCACGCGGCGGCCTTTCGTGATCATCCCTACCGACTACTGCACCACCAACGCGGTTTGATCGGAGTAGTACGGGTTcgcttgttggaagcaaccGATCTGAAACGTTCGTACTGGTCTCCGCTCGCACTAGGTCCGGTCAAGCACTTGGGATTGAGCAAAGCACATGGACAGGTTTCTAGCTTTTGTGCCTTTCATCTCGGTTTTGCTCCCTCCGACCCCGAGGCTGCCACGTACGCGACAGCAACGTCCGTCGGTTTCAACAAAAAACCCGCCGCCAAACCCAAAGATGTTCCGCCCACACGGGTACTGAAGAGTCCCGTAGTGCCGGCCAACGACAATCCAGTCTGGGAAAATTGTCAGTTCGAATTTCCCCTCCGCAAAGGCGCCATGCCGTCCGACGGCATGCGGGTGCACATTCACGTTAGTGTCGAAGAAGACGGGACGGCCATGGAACATTTCCTACCGGGAGTCTCGTCCCAACGTACACGCATGCTGGGATTGGGCAGTTTGGACGTCACCGAACTATGCTTGGGCGAAACGGCCTCGGGACAATTGTTGCCGGGGGTCCAAGATGCGTGGATTCCCATTTCCCTCAAGGGACAAGAAATTCCTGATTTGGACCGGTCGAATCGGGACGACCCTTTGGCACAACCCGTTACCAAGCCGGCCCCCTCAACCGCAACGGGTGTCTTACGGGTGTTGGTTTCGTATACTCCGTTGGGTCTCGATCCTCAGCCTAAGGATATTATAGCGTTGGAGGCCTTTGCGCGTCGCAATCCCCTCTCCAGCTCGTGCAGACCCCTTATCCCACCTCTCATGCCAATGACGGTACTCGAGCGCCGCGGCCAGTACCTGCTGGCGGAATACGTTGCGAGCGACCAACGCAAGGCCTGCGTCCGATTGCACCGGAACGCGGTCTTTGTCGTGGAACGACAAAACCTCGTCGACGCCGCACACAATCTCGCCCTGTTGCCTGCCGACGTTTGGATGTCCACGCCCGTGGGACGCAAAATGGGGGAAATCGCCGGACCTGTCGTCGCGGCGTCCCGGGAATTGCTACTGCCGGCCTTTTACAGCTTCAAACTAGTGTGGGTGGCCGTGCGGACCACCACGCTGGCGAGCATGTCGGGAGTACGAGCTTTGGGGTCCACACTTTGGCAAGAAGGATCCTCGTCCCTGATTGTCGGTCAGCAACAGTCGAGGGATTCGTACAGGGAGCACGAGCAAAGAGAGCGGAAAGTGGCCACGGCACAGTTTGTGCATTTGTAG